One Owenweeksia hongkongensis DSM 17368 genomic region harbors:
- a CDS encoding T9SS type A sorting domain-containing protein encodes MQKHYSFLSGFFLVMFLISSFLVNAQNIQLQSSSFPSLPATSCTNTQLDVSVLKLCINAAHNGNTFSISGNTITVSLDYSLGPICLGALSMNTENINLGMIPAGTYSVVIQGVLNSSVVSTINTSLTVNSCCSAVPGFTPSQSTICVGDSIYFNNTSTGASGQQWYENNVATVTSANYGKRYNTIGVYTIKLVVSGTACSDSITKTINVTGPPIVNLGSDRTICPGDQAVLDAGAGRDSIVWSDQSTLRNLIVTSQGTYYVEVFKNGCSDKDTVTVSFYNVIDVDLGNDTVICAGDTLELDATLTGATYKWQNNTTQSSFKVYAAGTYHVERTDANGCMARDTITVAVDTNCNTSGLGENGAFREVSVYPNPVKNRISVNLPLGSSKVLFTLEVYDVQGKLIKSKNIEADSAGRLSTDVSAINPGVYTLRLMSKDENFTAHWIKE; translated from the coding sequence ATGCAAAAACACTATTCTTTCCTTTCAGGCTTTTTTTTGGTGATGTTTTTAATCAGCTCATTTTTGGTGAATGCCCAAAATATTCAACTGCAAAGCTCATCATTTCCATCCCTTCCTGCTACAAGTTGTACAAATACACAGTTAGATGTTTCGGTACTTAAGCTTTGTATAAATGCGGCTCACAATGGGAATACCTTTTCTATTTCTGGAAATACCATTACTGTATCATTAGATTATAGTCTTGGTCCAATTTGCCTTGGTGCTTTATCGATGAATACCGAGAACATAAATCTTGGAATGATTCCAGCTGGAACGTACAGCGTGGTTATTCAAGGTGTACTAAACTCATCTGTGGTATCTACAATAAATACATCACTTACTGTAAATTCATGCTGTAGTGCTGTTCCCGGGTTCACGCCTTCCCAATCTACAATCTGCGTAGGGGATTCGATTTACTTTAACAATACCAGTACAGGAGCCAGTGGCCAACAATGGTATGAAAATAATGTGGCAACGGTAACGTCTGCAAACTATGGCAAGCGATATAATACCATTGGGGTATACACTATAAAATTGGTAGTGTCAGGAACAGCCTGTTCTGATTCAATCACCAAAACAATTAACGTAACAGGTCCTCCTATTGTTAACTTAGGCTCTGATCGTACCATTTGCCCAGGCGACCAAGCTGTACTTGATGCAGGGGCGGGTAGAGATAGTATTGTTTGGAGTGATCAATCTACTCTTCGAAATTTAATAGTTACAAGCCAAGGTACCTATTACGTTGAGGTATTTAAAAACGGTTGTAGTGATAAGGACACAGTGACTGTTTCGTTTTACAATGTAATTGATGTCGACTTAGGAAATGATACCGTTATATGCGCTGGAGATACTTTAGAGCTTGACGCTACATTGACAGGAGCAACTTATAAGTGGCAAAATAACACCACTCAAAGTAGTTTCAAAGTTTATGCTGCAGGCACCTATCATGTAGAAAGGACCGATGCAAATGGATGCATGGCCAGAGACACCATTACAGTTGCTGTTGATACCAATTGCAACACCAGTGGCTTAGGAGAAAATGGAGCCTTTAGGGAGGTGTCAGTTTATCCTAACCCTGTAAAAAACAGAATTTCAGTGAACCTACCTTTGGGATCAAGCAAGGTGTTGTTTACTCTTGAAGTTTATGATGTTCAGGGAAAGCTTATAAAAAGCAAAAACATAGAAGCTGATAGCGCTGGAAGGCTATCTACAGATGTATCAGCAATAAACCCAGGTGTTTATACTTTGAGGTTGATGAGCAAAGATGAAAACTTCACCGCTCATTGGATAAAAGAATAG
- a CDS encoding RrF2 family transcriptional regulator — MFSKACEYGIKAMIYIAQKSGEAGKVSLKEIAAGTDSPVAFTAKILQTLSREGLLISTKGPTGGFILAEAPSKMNLAQIVSAIDGDSVFVGCGLGLETCDSERPCPVHHKFEIVRDELTLMLNSTTLQELALGLKNGASFLTR, encoded by the coding sequence ATGTTTTCGAAGGCTTGTGAATACGGCATAAAGGCAATGATCTACATCGCTCAAAAAAGTGGTGAAGCGGGTAAGGTGAGCCTTAAAGAGATTGCTGCCGGCACAGACTCGCCTGTAGCTTTTACAGCAAAAATTTTACAAACACTATCAAGAGAAGGTTTGCTAATTTCCACCAAAGGGCCCACCGGAGGATTTATTTTGGCGGAGGCGCCAAGCAAAATGAATCTTGCACAAATTGTAAGCGCAATAGATGGTGACAGCGTTTTTGTGGGTTGTGGCTTAGGCTTAGAAACTTGCGATAGTGAAAGACCATGCCCTGTTCATCATAAATTTGAAATAGTACGTGATGAGCTTACGCTAATGCTAAACTCCACCACACTGCAAGAACTGGCATTGGGGCTTAAAAATGGTGCTAGCTTTTTAACCCGCTGA
- a CDS encoding tryptophan 2,3-dioxygenase family protein gives MSDVNDRIDEKYRNLGENPETYKEGLFLSKPLTYWDYIQVDTLLSLQKPRTDYEDEKIFVIYHQVTELMQELVLHELRQITGPMPVTGEKLAEKVKRMIRYTRMLITSFDVMREGMDYDDYNTFHKALAPASGFQSANFRYIELRCTSLPNLVNSRGKKRLPLRPTIDDFFDNLYWKDAGLNRETYEASLTYTLFMEKYGENLKKLAREMQGNTLEDKVNARLETCSQETRELLREFDKLYNIEWPLVHLRTAAHYLDAKGETKAATGGSEWKKYLHPMYQQRKFFPSLYSEEELENWGKDYKI, from the coding sequence ATGAGTGATGTGAATGACAGAATAGACGAGAAATATCGTAACCTGGGAGAGAATCCTGAAACCTATAAAGAAGGACTATTTCTATCTAAACCACTTACATATTGGGATTATATACAGGTAGATACTTTACTGTCATTACAAAAGCCGAGAACTGATTATGAAGATGAAAAGATATTCGTCATCTATCATCAGGTAACTGAGTTAATGCAAGAATTGGTGCTGCATGAGCTTAGGCAAATCACTGGCCCAATGCCTGTAACAGGTGAAAAGCTGGCAGAAAAAGTAAAGCGCATGATTCGCTACACGCGTATGCTCATTACTTCTTTTGACGTGATGCGCGAAGGGATGGATTATGATGATTACAATACATTTCACAAAGCTTTAGCCCCAGCCAGTGGTTTTCAAAGTGCAAATTTTAGATACATAGAACTTCGCTGCACATCACTGCCTAATTTGGTTAATTCAAGAGGTAAAAAGCGTTTGCCGCTCCGTCCTACTATAGATGACTTTTTTGACAACCTATATTGGAAAGATGCAGGTTTGAATCGTGAAACTTATGAAGCGAGCCTTACTTACACACTTTTTATGGAGAAGTATGGTGAGAACTTGAAAAAACTGGCTCGCGAAATGCAAGGCAACACCTTAGAAGATAAGGTAAATGCCCGCCTTGAAACTTGCTCACAGGAGACTCGTGAGTTGCTGCGCGAATTTGATAAACTATATAATATAGAATGGCCTTTGGTACACTTGCGTACCGCAGCACATTATTTGGATGCAAAAGGCGAAACTAAGGCTGCAACTGGTGGCAGCGAGTGGAAAAAGTATCTACACCCTATGTATCAGCAACGCAAGTTTTTTCCTAGCCTGTATAGTGAGGAGGAGCTAGAAAACTGGGGGAAAGATTATAAAATCTAG
- a CDS encoding FixH family protein, producing the protein MKTLNKWATMALTIGLSFQFSACDKDDDSTTPPKNNDALSSYVLAGEQSTSSADVKLYFGEDAFVGYNHVAVRLTESGTDNMIENATVSFLPMMDMGTMMHSAPFSNPTFDVDMDAYMGSSTFIMPSGTMGSWTFSVLVEVNGGSMDTATFTIEVEAKQEAKLYNFKSALNDDTYFVALKEPMAPEVGLNDFEVMVYKRETMMSFPPATDLKIEIEPEMPSMGHGSPNNENPTHVGDGLYSGKVNFTMTGYWKVNMKIMDAQDSVIKADGFFDITFQ; encoded by the coding sequence ATGAAAACCCTAAATAAATGGGCCACAATGGCACTTACCATTGGTCTGTCATTTCAATTCAGTGCGTGTGATAAAGATGACGACAGCACCACTCCCCCAAAAAACAATGACGCCCTAAGCAGCTATGTACTAGCCGGTGAACAATCTACCTCATCAGCAGATGTAAAACTCTACTTTGGAGAAGATGCTTTTGTTGGCTACAATCATGTTGCGGTGCGCCTAACGGAATCTGGAACGGATAATATGATAGAAAATGCCACGGTGAGTTTTTTACCTATGATGGATATGGGAACCATGATGCACAGTGCGCCATTTTCTAATCCTACTTTTGATGTGGACATGGATGCCTACATGGGCTCTTCTACCTTTATAATGCCAAGTGGCACCATGGGTAGCTGGACCTTTTCAGTGCTTGTGGAAGTGAATGGAGGATCAATGGACACTGCTACTTTTACTATAGAAGTGGAAGCTAAGCAAGAAGCTAAGCTGTACAACTTTAAGTCTGCTCTAAATGATGACACCTACTTTGTGGCACTCAAAGAACCAATGGCCCCTGAAGTGGGATTAAATGACTTTGAAGTAATGGTGTACAAACGCGAAACCATGATGAGTTTTCCGCCAGCTACTGATCTCAAAATAGAAATAGAACCCGAAATGCCTAGTATGGGGCATGGCTCTCCCAACAATGAGAACCCGACACACGTGGGTGATGGTCTATATAGTGGTAAGGTAAACTTTACCATGACTGGCTATTGGAAGGTGAATATGAAAATAATGGATGCTCAGGACAGTGTAATCAAAGCTGATGGATTCTTTGACATTACTTTTCAGTAA
- the ric gene encoding iron-sulfur cluster repair di-iron protein: MEGLEQRQIGELVAENYKLATVFKKHKIDFCCQGGRTISDACQKKDISIWEVIRDLEAVINAKEDDSTDYKSWPLDLLADYIGKKHHRYVEARSQEIKPFLDKLCKVHGDRHPELFEINELFTGSVGELAQHMKKEELVLFPFIRKMVVAKTTGEAMFTPHFGAVENPIAMMMHEHDAEGERFRKIAALSNDYNPPVDACNTYRVTFALLQEFEDDLHKHIHLENNILFPGAKAMEENMKGRELENTL, encoded by the coding sequence ATGGAAGGTCTAGAACAAAGACAAATAGGAGAGTTGGTAGCTGAGAATTACAAACTGGCTACCGTATTTAAGAAACACAAAATTGACTTTTGCTGTCAAGGTGGTCGCACCATTAGCGATGCTTGTCAAAAGAAAGACATCAGCATTTGGGAAGTGATACGTGACCTGGAAGCAGTGATAAATGCCAAAGAGGATGACAGTACCGATTACAAAAGCTGGCCTTTGGATCTGTTGGCAGATTATATTGGGAAGAAGCATCACCGATATGTAGAAGCACGTTCACAAGAAATCAAACCGTTTTTGGATAAGCTTTGCAAAGTGCATGGCGATCGCCATCCGGAATTGTTTGAAATCAATGAACTCTTCACTGGTTCTGTGGGCGAACTGGCACAGCACATGAAAAAGGAAGAGCTGGTTTTATTTCCCTTTATCAGGAAAATGGTAGTGGCGAAAACCACAGGCGAGGCCATGTTTACTCCACATTTTGGTGCCGTAGAAAACCCTATTGCCATGATGATGCACGAACATGATGCGGAAGGGGAACGCTTTCGCAAAATTGCCGCACTGAGCAATGACTACAATCCGCCTGTTGATGCTTGCAATACTTACAGAGTAACTTTTGCCTTGCTACAGGAATTTGAAGATGACCTACACAAGCATATTCACTTGGAAAATAATATTCTTTTTCCGGGTGCAAAAGCTATGGAGGAAAACATGAAAGGCAGAGAATTGGAAAATACGCTGTAA
- a CDS encoding group III truncated hemoglobin, producing the protein MKKDISQSEDIKLMVDEFYGKVQRNPLIGPIFIGVIKDRWPEHLEKMYKFWGSILLAENTYNGRPFPPHAQMPLQQEHFEAWLGLFLQTVDDHFEGAIADEAKMRAQNMASMFFHKIEYIHQHPNQRTI; encoded by the coding sequence ATGAAGAAAGATATCTCTCAATCGGAGGATATAAAGTTGATGGTAGACGAGTTTTACGGCAAAGTGCAAAGGAATCCATTGATCGGTCCCATATTTATTGGGGTGATAAAGGATAGATGGCCGGAGCATTTGGAAAAGATGTACAAATTTTGGGGAAGCATTCTGTTAGCGGAGAACACTTATAACGGAAGGCCATTTCCTCCTCATGCTCAAATGCCGCTCCAGCAAGAGCATTTCGAGGCATGGCTTGGCTTATTTTTACAGACGGTAGATGACCATTTTGAAGGGGCCATAGCCGATGAGGCTAAGATGCGAGCTCAAAATATGGCATCTATGTTTTTTCATAAAATAGAATATATTCACCAGCACCCAAATCAAAGAACCATATAA
- a CDS encoding Crp/Fnr family transcriptional regulator, whose protein sequence is MIIEEKILVAYGATRHIYKKDAVIFEQGDQPRFYFELINGEVKICSLSEEGKEFIQRIFSAGRCFGEPPLFGEFGYPGSAIALNDVKVWQLPKAGFYQLINDHPKIHFEITRQIANRLHYKAMMAQEISHEAPRHRIMRLLNYLKHDIYEKTEKFNYQVELTRQQIADLTGLRVETAIRAIKKLEKEGEVRIDKRKIWV, encoded by the coding sequence ATGATTATTGAAGAAAAAATATTGGTGGCCTACGGGGCTACAAGACACATTTATAAAAAGGATGCAGTAATTTTTGAACAGGGAGATCAACCTCGATTTTACTTTGAATTAATAAATGGTGAGGTAAAAATTTGTAGCCTGAGTGAGGAGGGAAAGGAGTTTATTCAAAGAATATTTTCGGCAGGTAGGTGTTTTGGGGAGCCACCACTTTTTGGTGAGTTTGGATACCCAGGTAGTGCCATTGCATTGAACGATGTGAAGGTGTGGCAATTGCCCAAAGCTGGGTTTTATCAACTTATAAATGACCACCCAAAAATTCACTTTGAGATAACTCGTCAAATTGCCAACAGGCTACATTACAAAGCAATGATGGCTCAGGAAATTTCACATGAGGCACCTCGGCATCGAATTATGCGTTTGCTTAATTATTTGAAGCATGATATTTATGAAAAGACTGAAAAGTTTAACTATCAAGTAGAGCTTACACGACAGCAGATTGCGGATCTTACGGGCCTGCGAGTTGAGACGGCTATCAGAGCCATTAAAAAACTAGAGAAGGAAGGAGAAGTAAGAATTGATAAACGTAAGATTTGGGTTTGA